In Amycolatopsis sp. EV170708-02-1, the following are encoded in one genomic region:
- a CDS encoding DUF72 domain-containing protein: MIDVAELRIGTSGWRYPPWRGDFYPRGLVQRRELEYLSSRMNSAEINGSFYSLQRPERYRAWAEETPDDFVFAVKGGRFITHLKQLRDVETPLANFFASGVLALGRKLGPFLWQLPPRLAFDAERVEAFFKLLPRTSHAAAKLAKHHDDKLKAEPHTDPSPRRKLRHAVEVRHPSFAEPESLDLFRKHGIALVVADTAGKFPFVEELTSEDFAYVRLHGDEELYVSGYSDKALEKWARKIKGWGRDTYVYFDNDVKVEAPKNAITLAELLA; the protein is encoded by the coding sequence GTGATCGACGTCGCGGAGCTGAGGATCGGCACTTCGGGCTGGCGCTACCCACCGTGGCGCGGGGACTTCTACCCCCGCGGCCTGGTGCAGCGGCGCGAGCTGGAATACCTGTCGTCCCGGATGAACTCGGCCGAGATCAACGGCTCGTTCTACTCGCTGCAGCGTCCCGAGCGCTACCGCGCGTGGGCCGAGGAGACACCGGACGACTTCGTCTTCGCCGTCAAGGGCGGCCGCTTCATCACGCATCTGAAGCAACTGCGCGACGTCGAGACGCCGCTGGCGAACTTCTTCGCTTCCGGCGTGCTGGCGCTCGGCCGGAAACTGGGACCGTTCCTCTGGCAGCTGCCGCCGCGGCTGGCGTTCGACGCCGAGCGCGTCGAAGCGTTCTTCAAGCTGCTGCCGCGCACCAGCCACGCCGCCGCCAAGCTCGCGAAGCACCACGACGACAAGCTGAAAGCCGAACCGCACACCGATCCGAGCCCTCGCCGGAAGCTCCGCCACGCCGTCGAGGTGCGGCATCCGAGCTTCGCCGAGCCCGAAAGCCTGGACCTGTTCCGGAAACACGGCATCGCGCTCGTCGTCGCCGACACCGCGGGCAAGTTCCCGTTCGTCGAAGAGCTGACGAGCGAAGACTTCGCGTACGTCCGCCTGCACGGCGACGAGGAGCTGTACGTCAGCGGATACAGCGACAAGGCCCTCGAGAAGTGGGCACGGAAGATCAAGGGCTGGGGCCGCGACACGTACGTCTACTTCGACAACGACGTCAAGGTCGAGGCGCCGAAGAACGCGATCACCCTCGCGGAGCTCCTGGCGTGA
- a CDS encoding DUF4253 domain-containing protein, protein MTIAPFRPGTPPVQTLPPGRWHSRIWVSDLPLARPERYTGCVAEFDRSGLWPVLIPHDQRFAANGEDWIDDRGRLAPADHRIASVDPAEVLARWWDTSCCDGACLRPFGAKFPGLARRPSRRADPLAEAGNTGSILAARGQHRLALVQTERPADIPAILGWTGMIKATDQVHELSAVLRSWEDRFGATLTVLGFDSMELSVAAPPRTQGRALTVAAEHRSFCLPSFAGQPGNLREFASGLVQTRRWRFSWA, encoded by the coding sequence ATGACCATCGCACCGTTCCGACCGGGTACACCACCAGTCCAGACCCTGCCGCCCGGCCGCTGGCACAGCCGGATCTGGGTTTCCGACCTGCCGTTGGCCAGGCCGGAGCGCTACACCGGCTGCGTCGCCGAATTCGATCGGTCCGGCCTGTGGCCGGTGCTGATCCCGCACGACCAGCGCTTCGCGGCCAACGGCGAGGACTGGATCGACGACCGCGGCAGGCTCGCCCCCGCCGATCACCGGATCGCCTCGGTGGATCCGGCCGAGGTGCTGGCCCGCTGGTGGGACACGTCGTGCTGCGACGGCGCCTGCCTGCGCCCGTTCGGCGCGAAGTTCCCCGGCCTCGCGCGCCGCCCGTCGCGCCGGGCGGATCCGCTGGCCGAAGCGGGCAACACCGGCTCGATCCTGGCCGCGCGAGGGCAGCACCGGCTGGCGCTGGTGCAGACGGAGCGGCCCGCCGACATCCCGGCGATCCTCGGCTGGACGGGCATGATCAAGGCGACCGATCAGGTCCATGAGCTTTCCGCCGTCCTGCGCAGCTGGGAAGACCGCTTCGGCGCGACGCTCACGGTGCTGGGCTTCGATTCGATGGAACTGTCGGTGGCCGCGCCGCCGCGGACCCAGGGCCGCGCGCTCACGGTCGCCGCCGAGCACCGCTCGTTCTGCCTGCCGTCGTTCGCCGGTCAGCCGGGGAATCTGCGCGAGTTCGCGTCCGGCCTGGTCCAGACCCGCCGGTGGCGGTTCTCGTGGGCGTGA
- a CDS encoding DNA repair helicase XPB, with product MTDGPLIVQSDKTVLLEVDNSQADDARIAIAPFAELERAPEHVHTYRITPLALWNARAAGHDAEQVVDALTTYSRFPVPQPLLIDIVDTMGRFGRLQIANHPAHGLVMSTIDRAVLEEILRHKKISPMLGARIDEDTVVVHPSERGRLKQALLKVGWPAEDLAGYVDGEAHPIDLAEDDWELRDYQRKAAEAFWAGGSGVVVLPCGAGKTLVGAAAMAHAKATTLILVTNTVAGRQWKRELVARTSLTEEEIGEYSGEKKEIRPVTIATYQVVTRKTKGEYKHLDLFDSRDWGLVVYDEVHLLPAPVFRMTADLQSRRRLGLTATLVREDGREGDVFSLIGPKRYDVPWRDIEAQGWIAPAECTEVRVTLTDAERLAYATAEAEERYKLAATADTKTKVIKSLVDRHPGEPTLVIGAYLDQLEMIGDELDAPVIQGATRNKEREELFDAFRRGEIRTLVVSKVANFSIDLPEASVAIQISGTFGSRQEEAQRLGRLLRPKGDGRQAHFYSVVSRDTVDTEYAAHRQRFLAEQGYAYRIVDADDLLRPL from the coding sequence GTGACCGATGGCCCGCTGATCGTCCAATCCGACAAGACCGTGCTCCTCGAGGTCGACAACAGCCAGGCCGACGACGCGCGGATCGCCATCGCGCCGTTCGCCGAACTGGAACGCGCGCCCGAGCACGTCCACACCTACCGGATCACGCCGCTCGCGTTGTGGAACGCCCGCGCCGCCGGCCACGACGCCGAACAGGTCGTCGACGCGCTGACCACGTACTCGCGGTTCCCCGTGCCCCAACCGCTGCTCATCGACATCGTGGACACGATGGGCCGCTTCGGGCGGCTCCAGATCGCCAACCACCCGGCGCATGGCCTGGTCATGTCGACCATCGACCGCGCGGTGCTGGAGGAGATCCTCCGGCACAAGAAGATCAGCCCGATGCTGGGCGCGCGCATCGACGAGGACACCGTCGTCGTGCACCCGTCCGAACGCGGGCGGCTCAAGCAGGCGCTGCTGAAGGTCGGCTGGCCCGCGGAAGACCTCGCCGGTTACGTCGACGGCGAAGCACACCCGATCGACCTGGCCGAAGACGACTGGGAGCTGCGCGACTACCAGCGCAAGGCCGCCGAGGCGTTCTGGGCCGGCGGATCCGGCGTCGTCGTGCTGCCGTGCGGCGCGGGCAAGACCCTGGTCGGCGCCGCGGCGATGGCTCACGCGAAGGCGACCACGCTGATCCTGGTGACGAACACCGTCGCCGGTCGGCAGTGGAAGCGGGAGCTGGTCGCGCGGACCTCGCTCACCGAGGAGGAGATCGGCGAATACTCCGGCGAGAAGAAGGAGATCCGGCCGGTCACCATCGCGACGTACCAGGTGGTCACGCGCAAGACCAAGGGCGAGTACAAACATCTGGACCTGTTCGATTCGCGGGACTGGGGCCTGGTGGTCTACGACGAGGTCCACCTGCTGCCCGCACCGGTCTTCCGGATGACCGCGGACCTGCAGTCGCGGCGGCGGCTCGGGCTCACCGCGACGCTCGTGCGCGAAGACGGGCGCGAAGGCGACGTGTTCTCCCTGATCGGCCCGAAGCGTTACGACGTCCCGTGGCGCGACATCGAGGCCCAGGGCTGGATCGCGCCGGCCGAGTGCACCGAGGTCCGCGTGACACTGACGGACGCCGAGAGGCTCGCGTACGCGACGGCCGAGGCCGAGGAGCGGTACAAGCTGGCGGCGACCGCGGACACCAAGACCAAGGTGATCAAATCGCTGGTCGACCGGCATCCCGGCGAGCCGACGCTGGTCATCGGCGCCTACCTCGACCAGCTGGAGATGATCGGCGACGAACTCGACGCGCCGGTGATCCAGGGCGCGACACGGAACAAGGAACGCGAGGAACTGTTCGACGCGTTCCGGCGCGGCGAGATCAGGACACTGGTCGTTTCGAAGGTCGCGAACTTCTCGATCGACCTGCCGGAGGCGTCGGTCGCGATCCAGATCTCCGGGACGTTCGGCTCGCGGCAGGAGGAGGCGCAGCGGCTCGGAAGGCTGCTGCGGCCCAAGGGCGACGGACGGCAGGCGCATTTCTACTCGGTCGTCTCGCGGGACACCGTCGACACGGAGTACGCGGCGCACCGGCAGCGCTTCCTGGCGGAACAGGGGTACGCGTACCGGATCGTGGACGCGGACGACCTGCTGCGCCCTCTTTAG
- a CDS encoding ABC transporter substrate-binding protein — protein sequence MTKMRVLAIPLVAALLATTGCGVFSGGDASTDAPLERTELRIGVGSPIDTAPLRIAVADGRFTAAGLSVTLVEVPADQAIGKLSAGEVDLAFASDVSIFRAAAAGTALQLQGEAYTAGRNTMALVTLPGSDYTEPTLKKSPKIAVNMLDDVGVLAARSVLGTAGVDVNRIQFKQNPFDRMPQALQAGEADAAWMVEPYITRAEKELGASILADGARGATLDFPMSSYVSMGAFGQANARTLAVFRKVLGEAQVRAADTAVVRDALPSFSDIDRTTASLISLGTYPVSLNGIRLQRVADLMHNSGILGARLDVQSMVARP from the coding sequence GTGACGAAGATGCGTGTCTTGGCGATTCCGCTGGTAGCGGCTCTGCTGGCGACCACCGGTTGCGGAGTGTTTTCCGGTGGTGACGCAAGCACCGACGCGCCACTCGAACGGACGGAACTGCGCATCGGCGTCGGAAGCCCCATCGACACGGCACCCTTGCGGATCGCCGTCGCCGACGGGAGGTTCACCGCGGCCGGCCTTTCCGTGACGCTCGTCGAGGTTCCCGCCGACCAGGCGATCGGCAAGCTCTCCGCCGGCGAGGTCGACCTGGCGTTCGCGAGCGACGTGTCGATCTTCCGCGCCGCCGCGGCCGGGACGGCGCTGCAACTGCAGGGCGAGGCCTACACCGCCGGCCGCAACACCATGGCGCTCGTCACACTCCCGGGCTCCGACTACACCGAACCGACGCTCAAGAAGTCACCGAAGATCGCGGTGAACATGCTCGACGACGTCGGCGTGCTGGCGGCCAGGTCGGTACTGGGGACCGCGGGCGTCGACGTGAACCGGATCCAGTTCAAACAGAACCCGTTCGACCGGATGCCGCAGGCGCTGCAGGCGGGCGAGGCCGACGCCGCGTGGATGGTCGAGCCGTACATCACCAGGGCCGAGAAGGAGCTCGGGGCGAGCATCCTCGCCGACGGCGCCCGCGGCGCGACCCTGGACTTCCCGATGTCGTCCTACGTTTCGATGGGAGCGTTCGGCCAGGCCAACGCCCGCACCCTCGCGGTGTTCCGGAAGGTGCTCGGCGAAGCGCAGGTGCGGGCGGCCGACACCGCCGTCGTCCGCGACGCGCTGCCGTCGTTCTCCGACATCGACCGGACGACGGCTTCGCTGATCTCGCTCGGGACGTACCCGGTCTCCCTCAACGGCATCCGGCTGCAGCGCGTCGCCGACCTGATGCACAACTCGGGCATTCTCGGTGCCCGGCTGGACGTGCAGTCGATGGTGGCGCGGCCTTAA